A genomic region of Pontibaca methylaminivorans contains the following coding sequences:
- a CDS encoding cation-translocating P-type ATPase yields the protein MTCCASGVEHFAKGAGAGPSAEELHHAARKLGDGTVQLELSVPDIHCGGCIRSVEQGLGRLDDVVSARVNLSTRRVSIRYREDSRPPLVKTLTDLGYPPHLFDDSALTRDRTLRDLLIAVAASGFATANIMLLSVSVWSGADGATRDLFHWISALIALPALVLGGRIFYRSAWRALRHGNMNMDVPIAIGVTLAYAMSLYETVHSGEHAYFDASVSLLFFLLIGRTLDHMMRDRARSAVLGLARLAPRGAVVLGADGSREYRPVSEIRVGERLMIAVGERIPVDARVVSGGSDLDCSLVNGESEPQPVAAGSDVRAGTLNLTGPLVLEATAAAEDSFLAEMMRMMEAAEGGRSRYRRIADRVSSLYAPVVHLTALFTFIGWVIIGGDWRQAMTIGIAVLIITCPCALGLAVPIVQVVAARRLFERGVMVRDGSATERLTGIDTVIFDKTGTLTLGRPRLVDAARIAPEALDMAAALGAHSRHPFSQTIAAAGRNATPVAFDEVAEVPGAGVEGRIGATVWRLGRAGWASHEGSETGTILTRDGTEVARFTFEDVLRSGAAQTVAALRRAGLRVVMLSGDTEAACRAVADEIGIDDYAPGLLPADKLARIEALTAKGHQVLMVGDGLNDAPALGAAHVSIAPATAADIGRNIADLVFLRESLDAVPLAIDVSHRAGRLIRQNIGLALIYNVIAVPIAILGHVTPLVAAIAMSGSSILVISNALRLGWKGRRTPRDRMAEAPAQVVQAG from the coding sequence ATGACCTGCTGTGCCTCGGGCGTGGAGCATTTCGCAAAGGGCGCGGGGGCGGGCCCCTCCGCCGAGGAACTGCACCACGCGGCGCGCAAGCTTGGCGACGGCACCGTCCAGCTTGAACTTTCGGTGCCCGACATCCATTGCGGCGGCTGCATCCGGTCGGTCGAACAGGGGCTTGGCCGGCTCGACGATGTGGTGAGCGCGCGGGTGAACCTTTCCACCAGGCGGGTCTCGATCCGCTATCGCGAGGACAGCCGTCCGCCGCTGGTCAAGACGCTGACCGATCTCGGCTATCCGCCGCATCTGTTCGACGATTCGGCGCTGACCCGGGACCGCACCCTGCGCGACCTGCTGATCGCGGTCGCGGCGTCGGGGTTCGCGACAGCCAATATCATGCTGCTTTCGGTGTCGGTCTGGTCCGGGGCGGACGGGGCGACGCGCGATCTGTTCCACTGGATCTCGGCCCTGATCGCCCTGCCCGCGCTGGTTCTGGGCGGGCGCATCTTCTATCGCTCGGCCTGGCGGGCGCTGCGTCATGGCAACATGAACATGGATGTGCCGATCGCGATCGGCGTCACGCTGGCCTATGCCATGAGCCTTTACGAGACCGTCCACAGCGGCGAACACGCCTATTTCGACGCCTCGGTGTCGCTGCTGTTCTTCCTGCTGATCGGGCGCACGCTCGACCACATGATGCGCGACCGGGCGCGATCGGCGGTGCTTGGCCTCGCGCGGCTCGCACCGCGCGGGGCCGTGGTGCTCGGGGCGGACGGCAGCCGCGAATATCGCCCGGTCTCCGAGATCCGTGTCGGAGAGCGGCTGATGATCGCGGTGGGCGAACGCATCCCCGTCGATGCGCGGGTGGTCAGCGGCGGCTCGGACCTCGACTGTTCGCTGGTCAATGGCGAAAGCGAGCCGCAGCCGGTCGCGGCGGGCTCCGACGTGCGGGCCGGCACGCTGAACCTGACCGGGCCGCTCGTGCTCGAGGCGACGGCGGCGGCCGAGGATTCCTTCCTTGCCGAAATGATGCGGATGATGGAGGCGGCCGAGGGCGGGCGCTCGCGCTATCGCCGCATCGCCGACCGCGTGTCGTCGCTTTATGCGCCGGTCGTGCATCTGACGGCGCTGTTCACCTTCATCGGCTGGGTGATCATCGGCGGCGACTGGCGCCAGGCCATGACCATCGGCATCGCGGTTCTCATCATCACCTGCCCCTGCGCGCTCGGCCTTGCGGTGCCCATCGTGCAGGTGGTGGCGGCGCGGCGCCTGTTCGAGCGCGGCGTGATGGTGCGCGACGGCTCGGCCACGGAACGGCTGACCGGAATCGACACGGTGATCTTCGACAAGACCGGCACGCTGACGCTCGGACGTCCGCGGCTGGTCGATGCCGCCCGCATCGCCCCCGAGGCGCTCGATATGGCGGCGGCGCTCGGCGCGCATTCGCGGCACCCGTTCTCGCAGACCATCGCCGCCGCCGGGCGCAATGCCACGCCGGTCGCCTTCGACGAGGTGGCCGAGGTTCCCGGCGCCGGGGTCGAGGGGCGGATCGGGGCCACCGTCTGGCGGCTCGGCCGCGCCGGCTGGGCGAGCCATGAGGGCAGCGAGACCGGCACCATCCTGACCCGCGACGGCACCGAGGTCGCGCGCTTCACCTTCGAGGACGTGCTGCGCTCCGGCGCCGCGCAGACGGTGGCGGCGCTCAGGCGCGCGGGGCTGAGGGTCGTGATGCTGTCCGGCGATACCGAAGCCGCCTGCCGTGCCGTGGCCGACGAGATCGGTATCGACGATTATGCCCCGGGCCTGCTGCCGGCGGACAAGCTTGCGCGGATCGAGGCGCTGACCGCCAAGGGCCACCAGGTGCTGATGGTCGGTGACGGGCTGAACGACGCGCCGGCGCTTGGTGCCGCGCATGTGTCGATCGCACCGGCGACGGCCGCCGACATCGGGCGCAACATCGCCGATCTCGTGTTCCTGCGCGAAAGCCTCGACGCGGTGCCGCTGGCGATTGATGTCTCGCACCGCGCCGGGCGGCTGATCCGGCAGAACATCGGCCTTGCGCTGATCTATAACGTGATCGCCGTGCCGATCGCGATTCTCGGCCATGTGACGCCGCTCGTGGCCGCGATCGCCATGTCGGGCTCTTCGATCCTTGTGATCTCGAACGCGCTGCGGCTTGGATGGAAGGGGCGGCGCACGCCGCGCGATCGCATGGCCGAAGCGCCCGCGCAGGTGGTGCAGGCCGGGTGA
- a CDS encoding DMT family transporter, with translation MPVSVFAAVVFAAFLHAAWNALIKSGRSKTGGALTLVLLQGIFGAVLVMTRPWPETHVWYWLVGSGLFHTSYMLFLALAYEKGDLSRVYPIARGAAPMVVTLVSVLALVDRIAPLEYLGIIVLGLGVAVMAQGAFRNDENRRLVPLALGSAMMTAGYSLVDGLGARAAGDAVLYTSWLFVLNAVFFLPISLFMGGRELLPQDGREWLRGTVAAAASYGAYVIAIWAMTQAPIALVAALRESSILFALLIGWLVFRDRMDLPKVLAAVMILSGMVLMRF, from the coding sequence ATGCCGGTGTCCGTCTTTGCTGCGGTGGTCTTCGCGGCATTTCTTCATGCGGCGTGGAACGCGCTGATCAAGAGCGGGCGCTCCAAGACCGGCGGGGCGCTGACGCTCGTGCTTTTGCAGGGCATCTTCGGCGCGGTTCTCGTGATGACCCGCCCGTGGCCCGAAACCCATGTCTGGTACTGGCTGGTGGGATCGGGGCTTTTCCATACCTCATACATGCTGTTCCTCGCCCTTGCCTATGAAAAGGGCGATCTGAGCCGCGTCTATCCCATTGCCCGGGGAGCGGCGCCGATGGTCGTGACCCTTGTCAGCGTCCTTGCGCTGGTCGACCGGATCGCGCCGCTTGAATATCTTGGCATCATCGTGCTCGGGCTCGGCGTCGCGGTAATGGCGCAGGGGGCATTCCGCAACGATGAAAACCGCCGCCTCGTGCCGCTGGCGCTGGGCTCGGCCATGATGACGGCGGGCTATTCGCTGGTTGATGGGCTCGGGGCGCGCGCGGCCGGCGATGCGGTGCTTTACACCTCGTGGCTGTTCGTGCTGAACGCGGTGTTCTTTCTGCCGATCAGCCTATTCATGGGCGGGCGCGAGCTGCTGCCGCAGGACGGGCGCGAATGGCTGCGCGGCACGGTGGCGGCGGCGGCGTCCTACGGGGCCTATGTGATCGCGATCTGGGCCATGACGCAGGCGCCAATCGCGCTGGTCGCGGCGCTGCGGGAAAGCTCGATCCTGTTCGCGCTCCTGATCGGCTGGCTCGTGTTCCGCGACCGTATGGACCTTCCCAAGGTGCTGGCGGCGGTGATGATCCTCTCCGGCATGGTGCTCATGCGCTTCTGA
- the ileS gene encoding isoleucine--tRNA ligase, producing the protein MGADTTAETVDYKTTLNLPRTDFPMRAGLPAREPDWLARWERIGIYDRLRERGRGRAPFILHDGPPYANGHLHIGHALNKVLKDFITRSQQMMGRDARYVPGWDCHGLPIEWKIEERYREQGRDKDAVDIVEFRRECRHFAEHWIGVQRDEFKRLGVTGKWDDPYLTMDHHAEAVIAEEFMKLLMNGSLYQGSKPVMWSPVEKTALAEAEVEYHDITSHQVWVRFRPLTATGDLAGASVVIWTTTPWTIPQNRAVAFGPEISYGLYRIDSASENSSAGVGETLLLADALAEGVLQAAKVETHSRLRDVTADELAGLTLAHPYRGVEDAGGEWDFDVPLLPGDHVTEDAGTGFVHTAPSHGDEDYQLGQKHGLPMTYNVEPDGTYRADLPLFGGQAIITGDGTEGPANVSNIKQLAWAGALLAKGKIKHSYPHSWRSKAPVIYRNTPQWFAAIDRHLADGLSEYGDTIRARALASIDELVTWTPQSGRNRIHSMVETRPDWVLSRQRAWGVPLTCFVKTGASPLDADFLLRDERVNARITAAFEIHGADAWYREGFKAEVLEGIANPSDYEPVMDVLDVWFDSGSTHAFVLRDRADGTADGIADLYLEGTDQHRGWFQSSLLQACATKGRAPYRGVLTHGFTLDEKGSKMSKSLGNTIGPEEVVQQFGADILRLWVAQTDYTADQRIGPEILKGVADSYRRLRNTMRFMLGSLADFRDSDRVEPELMPELERFILHRLAELDRTVRDGYAAYDFQGVFQKLFNFATIDLSAFYFDIRKDALYCDGDTQRRRAARTVLDILFHRLTTWLAPILVFTMEEVWLERYPGEDSSVHLVDMPETPQGWRDDALAAKWAMIRRARRVVTAALEVQRTEKVIGASLEAAPVVHVADAEMLAALQSVAFADICITSDLVLSADPAPPESFRLPETEGIGVVFAPAEGRKCQRCWKILPDVGSHAHAGVCARCEAALD; encoded by the coding sequence ATGGGCGCCGACACCACCGCCGAGACCGTCGATTACAAGACCACGCTGAACCTGCCGCGCACCGATTTCCCGATGCGGGCCGGATTGCCTGCACGCGAACCGGACTGGCTCGCCCGGTGGGAACGGATCGGCATCTATGACCGCCTGCGCGAGCGGGGCAGGGGGCGGGCGCCCTTCATCCTGCATGACGGCCCTCCCTACGCGAACGGGCATCTGCATATCGGCCATGCGCTGAACAAGGTGCTCAAGGATTTCATCACCCGCAGCCAGCAGATGATGGGGCGTGATGCCCGCTATGTGCCGGGTTGGGACTGCCACGGACTGCCGATCGAATGGAAGATCGAGGAACGCTATCGCGAACAGGGCCGCGACAAGGATGCGGTGGACATCGTCGAGTTCCGTCGCGAATGCCGCCATTTCGCCGAACACTGGATCGGCGTGCAGCGCGACGAGTTCAAGCGCCTCGGCGTCACCGGCAAGTGGGACGATCCCTATCTGACGATGGATCATCACGCCGAGGCGGTGATTGCCGAGGAGTTCATGAAGCTCCTGATGAACGGCAGCCTCTATCAGGGCAGCAAGCCGGTGATGTGGTCGCCGGTGGAAAAGACCGCGCTGGCCGAGGCCGAGGTCGAATACCACGACATCACCAGCCATCAGGTCTGGGTGCGGTTCCGCCCCCTCACGGCGACGGGCGACCTGGCCGGGGCCTCGGTCGTGATCTGGACCACGACCCCCTGGACGATCCCCCAGAACCGCGCGGTGGCCTTTGGTCCCGAGATCAGCTATGGCTTGTATCGCATTGACTCCGCATCCGAAAATTCGAGTGCCGGCGTGGGAGAAACGCTCCTGCTCGCCGATGCGCTGGCCGAGGGCGTGTTGCAGGCCGCGAAGGTCGAAACCCACAGCCGCCTGCGCGACGTAACGGCGGATGAACTTGCCGGTCTCACGCTTGCGCACCCCTATCGCGGGGTCGAGGACGCCGGTGGCGAATGGGATTTCGACGTGCCGCTCCTTCCCGGTGATCATGTGACCGAGGACGCCGGCACGGGCTTTGTCCATACCGCGCCGAGCCACGGGGACGAGGACTATCAGCTCGGGCAGAAGCACGGTCTGCCGATGACCTATAACGTCGAGCCGGACGGCACCTATCGCGCCGATCTGCCGCTTTTCGGCGGGCAGGCGATCATTACCGGGGACGGCACGGAAGGCCCGGCCAATGTCAGCAACATCAAGCAGTTGGCCTGGGCTGGCGCGCTTCTGGCCAAGGGAAAGATCAAGCACAGCTATCCGCATAGCTGGCGCTCCAAGGCGCCGGTGATCTATCGCAACACCCCGCAGTGGTTTGCCGCGATCGACCGCCACCTTGCCGACGGCCTGAGCGAATATGGCGACACGATCCGCGCCCGTGCGCTGGCAAGCATCGACGAACTGGTGACTTGGACCCCGCAATCGGGGCGCAACCGGATTCATTCGATGGTCGAGACCCGCCCCGACTGGGTGCTGTCGCGCCAGCGCGCATGGGGCGTGCCGCTCACCTGTTTCGTAAAGACGGGGGCAAGCCCGCTCGATGCCGATTTCCTGCTGCGGGACGAAAGGGTGAACGCGCGCATCACGGCCGCGTTCGAAATCCATGGCGCCGATGCCTGGTATCGCGAGGGGTTCAAGGCCGAGGTTCTGGAGGGGATCGCCAATCCCTCCGATTACGAGCCGGTCATGGACGTGCTCGACGTGTGGTTCGATTCGGGCTCGACCCATGCCTTCGTGCTGCGCGACCGCGCGGATGGCACCGCGGACGGGATCGCGGATCTGTATCTGGAAGGCACCGACCAGCATCGCGGCTGGTTCCAGTCCTCGCTGTTGCAGGCCTGCGCCACGAAGGGCCGCGCACCCTATCGCGGCGTGCTGACCCACGGGTTCACGCTCGACGAAAAGGGCAGCAAGATGTCCAAGTCGCTCGGCAACACCATCGGTCCCGAGGAGGTGGTGCAGCAATTTGGCGCCGATATCCTGCGGCTCTGGGTGGCGCAGACCGATTACACCGCCGACCAGCGCATCGGCCCCGAAATCCTGAAAGGCGTGGCCGACAGCTATCGCCGCCTGCGCAACACCATGCGCTTCATGCTGGGCTCGCTGGCCGATTTCCGCGACAGCGACCGGGTGGAGCCGGAACTGATGCCGGAACTCGAACGCTTCATCCTGCATCGTCTTGCGGAACTCGACCGGACCGTGCGCGACGGTTACGCCGCCTACGATTTCCAGGGCGTGTTCCAGAAGCTGTTCAATTTCGCCACGATCGACCTGTCGGCCTTTTATTTCGACATCCGCAAGGATGCGCTCTATTGCGACGGCGACACCCAGCGCCGCCGCGCGGCCCGCACGGTGCTTGATATCCTGTTCCACCGGCTGACCACCTGGCTTGCGCCGATCCTCGTCTTTACCATGGAGGAGGTCTGGCTCGAACGCTATCCGGGCGAGGACAGCAGCGTGCATCTTGTGGACATGCCCGAGACCCCGCAGGGCTGGCGCGATGATGCGCTGGCGGCGAAATGGGCCATGATCCGCCGCGCCCGCCGCGTGGTGACGGCAGCGCTTGAAGTGCAGCGCACGGAAAAGGTGATCGGTGCCAGCCTCGAGGCCGCGCCGGTCGTCCATGTCGCCGATGCCGAAATGCTCGCCGCGCTGCAGTCGGTCGCTTTTGCGGATATCTGCATCACCTCGGATCTGGTGCTGTCCGCCGATCCCGCGCCGCCCGAGTCCTTCCGCCTGCCCGAGACCGAGGGGATCGGCGTGGTCTTTGCCCCGGCAGAGGGGCGGAAATGCCAGCGGTGCTGGAAAATCCTCCCCGATGTCGGCAGCCATGCCCATGCGGGAGTCTGCGCGCGCTGCGAGGCGGCGCTCGACTGA